TATAAGTATAAAAATTATATCCATAGATAAGGGTGTGGTAAAACTTGGTATTGACGCTCCACGAGATGTAGATATCATCAGAAATGAACTTATAGAAGATATAAAAGACTCAAATATAGCAGCTTCAAAAGAGCAAAACATAACTGACTTAGACACTCTTAGTAAGATTTTAAAAAAGTAAAAAGATGAAGATTTACAAAGCATATGCAAAAGTAAATATTTTTTTAAAAATAACAGGAAAAAGAGAGAGCTATCACGAGATTATCTCTCGTTTTATGAGAGTTGGTACTCTTTATGATGAACTCTCATTTGCTCCTAAGACTAAAGATACTTTTGAAATAATAGGCGATTTTTCTTGTACTATAGAGCAAAACACCATATATAAAGCCTATAAAGCTCTACTGGATGCAACGTCTTCAGAGTCACTAGAAAAACTAATGCAAACTTATGCTATAAAAGTAGAGAAAAATATTCCAGCTTTTGCAGGACTTGGCGGTGGAAGTAGTGATGCTGCAACTTATCTTAAGATGTGTAATGAAGTGTTGCATCTTGGACTTAGCAATAACGAACTAGCAAAGATAGGTGCTAATGTTGGTGCTGATGTAGCTTTTTTTGTTTATGGATATGATAGTGCAAATGTTAGCGGTGTTGGCGAAATTGTGCAAGAGTTTAAAGAAGATATCTTAGAGTTTGAGATATATACTCCAAAAGTAGAGATTAGCACCCCAATAGTTTACAAGAGTTACAGAGAAAACTTTTACTCACCCCTAGACGGATTTGAGACTTATGAGCTAAAAAATAAAAGTTCATTAGAAATCTTAGAGAGTATGAGCATAGATGAGGCAAATGACCTTTTTAAACCAGCGATGCAAGAGTATAAAGAGTTAAAAGAGCATTATAGAGCAGGATGGTATTTTAGTGGGAGTGGAAGTAGTTTTTTTAGGGTAAAAGAAAAAAGCCTAATCTAAAGCTTTAAGAAGAAATGATAAGATGTTATTAAAATAATTTGAATAAGGAAAGTTAATTATGGGCGAAACCATAGCAAAAAATAAAAAAGCCTATTTTGATTACTTTTTAGAAGAGAAATTTGAAGCAGGTTTGGTTCTTAGTGGAAGTGAAGTAAAAGGCATTCGTGCAAATAGAGTAAATCTAAAAGATAGTTTTATTCGTTTTGTAAAGGGTGAAGCTTACCTCTTTAACGCTCATATAGGAAGACTAGAGACTACCCATCACTACTATACTCATGAAGAGAGAGGAAATAGAAAACTACTTTTACATAAAAAAGAGATAGAAAAGATGAGAAAAGCAGTAGAGAGAGATGGCTATACGATAGTTCCTCTACAGCTTTACTTCAATGCAAGGAATATAGTAAAGATTCAAATTGCCATTGCAAAAGGTAAACAGCTTCATGACAAAAGAGAAGATTTAAAGCAAAAAGATATGAAAAGAGATGTGCAAAGAGCCATTAAGGAGTATAAATGAGATATCTGATATTTTTTATACTCTTTGCTTCTACGCTTTTCTCTTTACATATAGAGATGTCCCAAAAAAGTGTTGCAAATGGAAAAACAGCACTTTTAGAGTTTGAAAAAAAAGATGGAATTTTGTATGAAAAACTTATATTAGATAAAAAAGAGTACAAAGTTTATGAACATCCATTAGATGCAAAAAAATATTACGCCCTTATTCCCATCAGCTACTATGAAAAGCCATCTAAAAAAACTATTAAACTACTTTATAAGCAAGATGCAAAAGAGATGAGCAAGACAGTAGCCTTAGAAGTAAAAGATGGGTTTTACAAAAAAGAGACATTAAAAGTACAACAATCAAAAGTCACATTAAGCCAAAAAGATAAAAAAAGAGCAGAAAAAGAGTATGTAGAGGCTATGAAAGTTTACAATACTTCAACCCCAAAAAGCTACATCACCTCTGAGTTTATAGCCCCAATGCAAAGTAAAATAACTAGCGAGTTTGGAAAGGCTAGAATCTATAATGATACCTTAAAAGGTTATCATAGTGGAACTGACTATAGAGCAAGTGTTGGAACTCCGATTGTAGCTAGTAATGATGGAGTAGTAGCTTTAGTTAAGGATAGGTTTTACTCAGGAGGAAGCGTTATCATCGACCATGGACATGGCATCTATACTTGTTATTTTCATATGAGTAAATTTGATGTGAAAAGAGGTCAAGAAGTAAAGAGAGGCGAGACTATTGGTTTATCAGGAAAGAGTGGAAGAGTGACAGGTCCACATCTTCATTTTAGTGCTAGAGTGGCATCAGAGCAAGTTGACCCGCTACAGCTTATAGAACTACTAAACAAAAATCTATTTTAAAAGGTAAAATATACTTATGACAACACTACAACTCTTAATGTTACTAGCTTCTGGCTTTTTCGCATTTAAAATATTTCAACATGTTCAAACGCTTCAAGAGCCAGAAGAAAAGAGAGATAACATAAGCAACACAAACCAAGGCGAGCAAAAAACTGCTAAAACATTCTCACCATTTGACCCAGAGGCTTTGATAGAAAAAGCAGATGAAGCTTATGAGCAAAAAGATTATCAAAAAGCATTAGCTTTGCTTATAGAAGCCAATGCAAAAGAGCCAAACAACTCAGATACTCTTTTTAAGCTCGGCTATATTTCTCAACAAATAGATGATAATGAAGAGGCACTAAACTACTACAAAGAAGCTCTTGAGGTAGATAAAAACAATGAATTTATCCACAATTCTATGGCATCTGTATACAGAGCAAGAGGTGAATATGCCTCTGCCAAACTGCATCTTGAAGCATCTCTAGCACTTGATGATGCAAACCCTATCACTTACTATAATTTTGGAAATCTCTTGGTAGATATGAAACATATTGATGAGGCAAAAGGGATGTATAAAAAGGCACTAGAGCTTGATGGAGACTTTACAGAGGCAAGAGAAGAATTGGAGAAGCTTTAGATGAAAATATCGCAAATATATGATTTTTTAGATAACTTATCGCCTTTTGAACTTCAAGAGCCTTGGGATAACTCAGGGCTTCTTTTAGGAGATTTTAATCAAGAGGTTAAAACAATAATGCTAAGTATTGATGTTGATGAGGACTTGATAGACACAATGCAAGAGGGCACACTTCTTATAACTCATCATCCTCTTATCTTTGGTGGACTAAAGCAGTTAGAGTTTAGTAAATATCCTGCAAATCTCATCCAAAAAATGATACAAAAAAATATCTCAAATATCGCGATGCATACAAACTTTGACCAAACACATCTAAATGAGTATGTAGCAACCCAGATTTTAGGTTACGAAATAGCGCAAAAGGATGGTTTTGTCGCCTATCTTGATGTTGATGAAGATTTTGATGGTTTTGCAAAAAAAGTAGCTCTTGCTTTTGGACTTCCACATGCAAAATGTGTAAAAAGTTCACAAAGGGTAAAAAGAGTAGCTCTTACAACAGGTTCAGGATGCTCACTTTTAAAGTCCATAGACGCTGACTGTTTTTTAACTGGAGATGTAAAATATCACGATGCTATGGAGGCTATGAGTATAAACCTCTCGCTTATTGACATAGGACATTTTGAGAGCGAGCGCTTTTTTGCACAAATTTTACACGAGCATTTGAAAATTTTAGGTTTAGAAGCTATAATTTCATCATCTAAGAACCCGTTCACATATATTTAATCCAAAAGGAGACCAATGAACCAGCATCTTAAACAACTAATAGACCTATCTTTTATAGATAAAGAGATTGATGCTTTTGAACCTCAGATAGAAGAGGCTAACTCTAAATATGAAGCTGCACTTGCAAAAAAACAGAGTATTGATACCGATATTGAAAATTTAAGCAATGAAATAAAAGCAGAAGAGTTAAAAAGACAAAAAAACGAACTTCACTTAAAAGAGCTCTCTGCTAAACTTCAAGAAAACACTAAAAAAAGTTCTGAAGTAAAGACTGAGAGAGAGATGAAATCTCTTCAACTAGAAGAAGAGATAGCAAAAGAACAAATATCATTTGCTAATGAAGAGATTGAAAGACTTGAGAGAATTATCAGTTCAAAAAAAGAGCAAGTTGAAGCTGCAAAGGCATCTTTAGCAGAGATAGATTCAAACTTAGAGTCTGTAAAAGCTGAGGTTGATGAAAAACTAAAAGTAATCAACAAAGAGAGACAAGAGGTGTTTGTTCAAAAAGAGAAACTTCTCTCTAGCACAAACCAAAAAGGTTTAGCATTTTATCAAAAAATCCGTCGTTGGGCTAAAAATTCTACAGTTGTAAAAGTAGAAGATAACGCTTGTATGGGTTGTAATATGCTACTTAGTGATAAGATTTTAGCTGATGTTATCAAAGCTGAGGAGATTATTACTTGTCCTCACTGTGGTCGAATCTTACACATAGAAGAATCAACTAACGAGTAGGGCTTGAACCCTTTTTCTCTTCTTTATTATGTTCTAAGCGTGGTGCTATATCTCATAGCATTGCCACTCTTAGTCTATCTCTCTTTTAAGCGAAAATACAAAAAGTCAATTCCAGCACGATTTTTTCTCTTTAATAACAAAAGATTTGAAAAAGAAGATGGCATTTGGTTTCATGTCTGTTCACTAGGTGAAGCAAAGGCACTAAAACCTATCTTAGAGCTTGTCAAAGCACAAGATATAAAGATAACAACTATCACACAAACGGGTCAAAATGAGGCAAAAAAATATAAGGCTGAGGTAAGATTCTTACCCTATGAGATGTTTTTACCATTTTGGATAAAAAAGCAAAAACTTTTGGTGGTGCTAGAAGCTGAATTTTGGTATATGCTTTTTGTGGCAGCTAGAAGAAGTGGAACTAGAGTTGTGATGTTAAATGCTCGCATCTCAGATAAGAGCGTGAAAAAATATCTTCAATTTGCATGGTTTTATAAAAGACTTTTATCAAATGTTGAGATTATATATGCACAAAGTGAAGTTGATAAAAACCGTTTTTTAGCACTAGGAGCTAAAAATATAGAGGTGATTGGAAACATAAAACTAGCTGGCAAGATTAGTAAAACTAAAGAGTATGAAAAACCACTTCAAGAGACCATAGTTGCAGCTAGTACTCATGCGGGCGAAG
This genomic stretch from Sulfurimonas hongkongensis harbors:
- a CDS encoding M23 family metallopeptidase — encoded protein: MRYLIFFILFASTLFSLHIEMSQKSVANGKTALLEFEKKDGILYEKLILDKKEYKVYEHPLDAKKYYALIPISYYEKPSKKTIKLLYKQDAKEMSKTVALEVKDGFYKKETLKVQQSKVTLSQKDKKRAEKEYVEAMKVYNTSTPKSYITSEFIAPMQSKITSEFGKARIYNDTLKGYHSGTDYRASVGTPIVASNDGVVALVKDRFYSGGSVIIDHGHGIYTCYFHMSKFDVKRGQEVKRGETIGLSGKSGRVTGPHLHFSARVASEQVDPLQLIELLNKNLF
- a CDS encoding Nif3-like dinuclear metal center hexameric protein, which produces MKISQIYDFLDNLSPFELQEPWDNSGLLLGDFNQEVKTIMLSIDVDEDLIDTMQEGTLLITHHPLIFGGLKQLEFSKYPANLIQKMIQKNISNIAMHTNFDQTHLNEYVATQILGYEIAQKDGFVAYLDVDEDFDGFAKKVALAFGLPHAKCVKSSQRVKRVALTTGSGCSLLKSIDADCFLTGDVKYHDAMEAMSINLSLIDIGHFESERFFAQILHEHLKILGLEAIISSSKNPFTYI
- the smpB gene encoding SsrA-binding protein SmpB — protein: MGETIAKNKKAYFDYFLEEKFEAGLVLSGSEVKGIRANRVNLKDSFIRFVKGEAYLFNAHIGRLETTHHYYTHEERGNRKLLLHKKEIEKMRKAVERDGYTIVPLQLYFNARNIVKIQIAIAKGKQLHDKREDLKQKDMKRDVQRAIKEYK
- the csrA gene encoding carbon storage regulator CsrA yields the protein MLVLARKLDESIIIGDNISIKIISIDKGVVKLGIDAPRDVDIIRNELIEDIKDSNIAASKEQNITDLDTLSKILKK
- a CDS encoding tetratricopeptide repeat protein, producing the protein MTTLQLLMLLASGFFAFKIFQHVQTLQEPEEKRDNISNTNQGEQKTAKTFSPFDPEALIEKADEAYEQKDYQKALALLIEANAKEPNNSDTLFKLGYISQQIDDNEEALNYYKEALEVDKNNEFIHNSMASVYRARGEYASAKLHLEASLALDDANPITYYNFGNLLVDMKHIDEAKGMYKKALELDGDFTEAREELEKL
- a CDS encoding 4-(cytidine 5'-diphospho)-2-C-methyl-D-erythritol kinase — its product is MKIYKAYAKVNIFLKITGKRESYHEIISRFMRVGTLYDELSFAPKTKDTFEIIGDFSCTIEQNTIYKAYKALLDATSSESLEKLMQTYAIKVEKNIPAFAGLGGGSSDAATYLKMCNEVLHLGLSNNELAKIGANVGADVAFFVYGYDSANVSGVGEIVQEFKEDILEFEIYTPKVEISTPIVYKSYRENFYSPLDGFETYELKNKSSLEILESMSIDEANDLFKPAMQEYKELKEHYRAGWYFSGSGSSFFRVKEKSLI
- a CDS encoding zinc ribbon domain-containing protein; the encoded protein is MNQHLKQLIDLSFIDKEIDAFEPQIEEANSKYEAALAKKQSIDTDIENLSNEIKAEELKRQKNELHLKELSAKLQENTKKSSEVKTEREMKSLQLEEEIAKEQISFANEEIERLERIISSKKEQVEAAKASLAEIDSNLESVKAEVDEKLKVINKERQEVFVQKEKLLSSTNQKGLAFYQKIRRWAKNSTVVKVEDNACMGCNMLLSDKILADVIKAEEIITCPHCGRILHIEESTNE
- the waaA gene encoding lipid IV(A) 3-deoxy-D-manno-octulosonic acid transferase gives rise to the protein MNPFSLLYYVLSVVLYLIALPLLVYLSFKRKYKKSIPARFFLFNNKRFEKEDGIWFHVCSLGEAKALKPILELVKAQDIKITTITQTGQNEAKKYKAEVRFLPYEMFLPFWIKKQKLLVVLEAEFWYMLFVAARRSGTRVVMLNARISDKSVKKYLQFAWFYKRLLSNVEIIYAQSEVDKNRFLALGAKNIEVIGNIKLAGKISKTKEYEKPLQETIVAASTHAGEEESVLKSFLEYKKQVDAKLIVVPRHPERFLSVYELLKRYAKENSFTLSQFSETKNFDAEIVLMDAMGELNNIYNISDIAIVGGAFREDIGGHNPLEPAFFGCKIITGKHFHDQKELYKYVHHVQYVESDEIHKALMAAKDLPPSMVEEKIDLEPVVKKILEV